A genomic region of Trichothermofontia sichuanensis B231 contains the following coding sequences:
- a CDS encoding RNA-binding S4 domain-containing protein — MEPGNPKPIKLDQFLKWVGVAATGGQAKVMIQAGEVRVNGEVVTQRGRKLKPGDRVTVGGQSFTVDLLDSAS, encoded by the coding sequence ATGGAACCGGGCAACCCAAAACCGATCAAACTAGACCAGTTCCTTAAGTGGGTTGGGGTGGCAGCCACGGGGGGGCAGGCCAAGGTCATGATCCAGGCTGGGGAGGTCAGGGTGAACGGCGAAGTGGTCACCCAGCGGGGGCGTAAGTTAAAGCCAGGCGATCGTGTCACCGTGGGGGGACAATCGTTCACAGTTGATTTGCTGGACTCAGCCTCTTAA
- a CDS encoding type I restriction endonuclease subunit R, with product MTTTIGVTQAITNLHEVHAAFHLSPTDDPDFFPEWRTDLPALTAAECALLDRLRDRYRYYQAGGAITESTVSLIIVAPLLELLGLYDPPYWIRGEKYIKIEIEDGDRRLEGLIDVLILREQVWLVVLETKRYGFSVMQALPQTLAYMMANPEQRPLFGLITTGEDYLFIKLDPQQRRYDWSDKFTLSLRRENQLYQVVQILKRLLNLA from the coding sequence ATGACGACAACGATCGGGGTTACCCAGGCCATTACCAACCTCCATGAGGTTCATGCTGCTTTTCATCTCAGTCCTACGGATGACCCAGACTTTTTTCCAGAGTGGCGGACTGACTTGCCAGCGCTAACCGCAGCGGAGTGTGCCTTACTGGATCGACTCCGCGATCGCTACCGCTATTACCAGGCGGGGGGGGCCATTACCGAAAGTACTGTGAGCCTCATTATTGTGGCACCGCTATTGGAGTTATTAGGACTGTATGATCCCCCCTATTGGATTCGGGGCGAGAAATACATCAAAATCGAGATCGAAGACGGTGATCGTCGTTTGGAAGGACTGATTGATGTGTTGATCCTTCGGGAACAGGTGTGGCTGGTTGTCCTGGAAACCAAGCGGTACGGCTTCAGTGTCATGCAGGCGCTACCTCAAACCCTGGCTTACATGATGGCGAACCCGGAGCAGCGGCCCCTATTTGGGCTAATTACTACCGGGGAAGACTACTTGTTTATTAAGCTTGACCCGCAGCAGCGCCGTTATGACTGGTCAGATAAGTTTACCCTCTCCCTGCGTCGGGAAAATCAGCTATACCAGGTTGTTCAGATTTTGAAGCGATTGCTCAATCTGGCATAG